One window of Gloeothece citriformis PCC 7424 genomic DNA carries:
- a CDS encoding DNA adenine methylase, with the protein MSNYLVKPFLKWAGGKRQLIKEIKNYIPKYTTYYEPFLGGGAILFALQPKQAVINDSNEELINCYRVIKDSVEALIEDLRKHKNESEYYYDIRQWDRNYDYEKKSSVERASRLIFLNKTCYNGLFRVNSQGQFNVPFGKYKNPNILEESLLISIHHYLNNNKIEILNTDFKEAVKTAKQGDFVYFDPPYDPLSDTAYFTAYDINCFNQDEQKRLKLTVDDLTRRKCQVLLSNADTPFIRELYKDYKIVTVSASRFINSNKFKRGKVNEVLVINDHYTNS; encoded by the coding sequence ATGTCCAACTATTTAGTCAAACCCTTTTTAAAATGGGCAGGAGGGAAAAGACAACTCATTAAAGAAATAAAAAACTATATACCTAAATATACAACTTATTATGAACCTTTTTTAGGAGGAGGAGCTATTTTATTTGCATTACAGCCCAAGCAAGCGGTAATTAATGATAGTAATGAAGAATTAATTAACTGTTATCGAGTCATTAAAGATTCAGTAGAGGCGTTAATTGAAGATTTAAGAAAACATAAAAATGAATCAGAATATTATTATGATATCCGTCAATGGGATAGAAACTATGATTATGAAAAAAAATCATCTGTTGAACGGGCATCAAGGCTTATTTTTCTCAATAAAACTTGTTATAATGGTTTATTTAGAGTTAATTCTCAAGGACAGTTTAATGTCCCTTTTGGAAAATATAAAAATCCTAATATTTTAGAGGAAAGTTTACTTATATCCATTCATCATTATTTAAATAATAATAAAATTGAAATCCTTAATACAGATTTTAAAGAGGCAGTTAAAACCGCTAAACAAGGAGATTTTGTTTATTTTGATCCTCCTTATGATCCCTTGTCGGATACTGCTTATTTTACCGCTTATGATATCAATTGCTTTAATCAAGATGAACAAAAACGTCTCAAATTAACGGTTGATGATTTAACGAGACGGAAATGTCAGGTTTTATTAAGTAATGCTGACACTCCTTTTATTAGAGAACTCTATAAAGACTATAAAATCGTTACGGTTTCTGCCTCTAGATTCATTAATTCTAATAAATTTAAAAGAGGTAAAGTTAATGAAGTTTTAGTCATTAATGATCATTATACAAATTCTTAA
- the tpiA gene encoding triose-phosphate isomerase produces MRKIIIAGNWKMYKTQAEALEFVQVFKSKIEDTDESREIVLCAPFTDLGAMSKNLHGSRIKLGAQNVHWEEAGAYTGEISGAMLTEIGVSYVIVGHSERRQYFGDTDETVNLRVLAAQKYGLIPILCVGESKSQRDAGETEKIIINQLKRDLVDVDQNKLVIAYEPIWAIGTGDTCESSEANRVIGIIREQLTNKNVSIQYGGSVKPGNIDEIMKQSEIDGALVGGASLNPADFAQIVNYK; encoded by the coding sequence GTGCGGAAAATTATCATTGCTGGTAACTGGAAAATGTACAAGACTCAAGCAGAAGCTCTGGAGTTTGTGCAAGTATTTAAATCAAAAATAGAGGATACAGACGAATCTAGAGAAATAGTCTTATGCGCCCCCTTTACTGATTTAGGAGCAATGTCTAAAAATTTACATGGGAGTCGCATTAAATTAGGGGCGCAAAATGTCCACTGGGAAGAAGCCGGTGCCTACACAGGTGAAATTTCCGGGGCAATGCTAACCGAAATCGGGGTGAGTTATGTCATTGTGGGTCATAGTGAACGCCGTCAATATTTCGGAGACACCGATGAAACCGTCAATTTAAGAGTCCTTGCGGCTCAAAAATACGGGTTAATTCCTATCCTCTGTGTTGGGGAATCTAAATCTCAACGGGATGCAGGAGAAACGGAAAAGATCATCATTAATCAATTAAAACGGGATTTGGTTGATGTAGATCAAAATAAGTTAGTCATTGCTTATGAACCCATCTGGGCCATTGGGACTGGTGACACCTGTGAATCTTCAGAAGCTAACCGAGTTATCGGCATCATTCGAGAACAATTAACCAATAAAAATGTCTCGATTCAATATGGAGGTTCTGTTAAACCCGGTAATATTGATGAAATTATGAAACAATCAGAAATTGATGGTGCTTTAGTCGGCGGTGCTAGTTTAAATCCGGCAGATTTCGCCCAGATTGTTAATTATAAATAG
- a CDS encoding class I fructose-bisphosphate aldolase has protein sequence MTATIYTPPSIASWLGDEAESLLTYEAKVPKSLLHLPGNDFIERIFVNSDRNPQVLRSLQQLYSSGRLANTGYLSILPVDQGIEHSAGASFAPNPIYFDPENIIKLALGGGCNAVATTLGVLGMVSRKYAHRIPFIVKLNHNELLTYPNGSDQIMFANVEQAWNLGAVAVGATIYFGSPESDRQIQEVSEAFAHAHQLGMATILWCYLRNDVFKQDKDYHLAADLTGQANHLGVTIEADIIKQKLPECNRGYEAVAKATGEKYGRTHDKVYTQLTSDHPIDLTRYQVLNCYCGRSGLINSGGASGKNDFAEAVRTAVINKRAGGCGLISGRKAFQRPIEEGIKLFHAIQDVYLSPEVTIA, from the coding sequence ATGACAGCAACCATCTACACTCCTCCATCGATTGCATCTTGGTTAGGTGATGAAGCAGAAAGTTTACTCACCTACGAAGCAAAAGTTCCTAAATCTTTACTTCATTTACCCGGCAACGATTTTATAGAGCGGATTTTTGTTAATAGCGATCGCAATCCTCAAGTGCTGCGTAGTTTACAACAACTATACTCTAGCGGAAGATTAGCCAATACAGGATATCTTTCAATTTTACCAGTGGATCAGGGGATCGAACATTCGGCAGGGGCTTCTTTTGCCCCTAACCCCATCTATTTTGATCCGGAAAATATTATTAAACTGGCGTTAGGGGGGGGATGTAACGCAGTCGCTACCACTTTAGGGGTTTTGGGGATGGTATCCCGTAAATATGCCCATCGTATCCCCTTTATTGTTAAGCTCAATCATAACGAATTGCTGACCTATCCCAATGGCTCAGATCAAATCATGTTTGCTAATGTAGAGCAAGCCTGGAATTTAGGGGCGGTTGCCGTTGGTGCTACTATTTATTTTGGCTCACCCGAAAGCGATCGTCAAATTCAAGAAGTGAGTGAAGCTTTTGCTCATGCTCATCAATTGGGAATGGCAACTATTTTATGGTGTTACTTACGCAATGATGTATTTAAACAAGATAAAGATTATCATCTGGCGGCTGATTTAACCGGGCAAGCGAATCATTTAGGAGTAACAATAGAAGCAGATATTATTAAACAGAAATTGCCAGAATGTAACCGAGGTTATGAAGCCGTAGCTAAAGCAACCGGCGAAAAATATGGGAGAACTCATGACAAAGTTTACACTCAATTAACCTCAGATCATCCCATTGATTTAACCCGTTATCAAGTGCTTAATTGTTATTGTGGGCGCAGTGGTTTAATTAATTCTGGTGGGGCTTCAGGAAAAAATGATTTTGCTGAGGCGGTGCGAACGGCTGTTATTAATAAACGCGCGGGAGGTTGCGGACTTATTTCAGGAAGAAAAGCTTTTCAACGTCCTATAGAAGAAGGGATTAAACTGTTTCATGCCATTCAAGATGTTTATCTTTCTCCTGAAGTGACGATTGCTTAA
- a CDS encoding site-2 protease family protein encodes MEIWLILSVLGFITYFLLQRNVAKMTRTPIWLIWLVMMTPPIIWGVWWQFNGEDQPMPPLLLIGPFVLCPLLYWWLIQIGRPKTDTPPPKPETPSILESVQPQDNNSKTRPITVDEEKELRDCFPWGIYYLQQIDYRPQAILCRGKLRAVPEEAYKTIKGNIEKTFGDRFLVLFQESLQGQPFFALVSNPWSKTGQPSDTQPLKRPIFALGLLLITLLTTTLIGAEISGVTPEQLEDNLNLIWQGLPYSLGIITILGIHEFSHYLAAIHYKIRATLPYFIPIPFFLGTFGAFIQMKSPVPNRKALFDVGIAGPLGGFIVTVPLLLWGLTLSDTVSIDPENTSLLNFEALDPRFSFLFAVFSKIALGSQLIPGIAIDLHPLAVAGYIGLIVTALNLMPVGQLDGGHIVHAMFGQKTAIIIGQLTRLFVFVLALMKGEFLLWAIILLLMPLVDNPALNDVTELDTTRDFLGLFSLALLVSILLPVPGAISQWLSL; translated from the coding sequence ATGGAAATCTGGCTCATCTTAAGTGTACTCGGCTTCATTACTTACTTTCTCCTACAACGTAATGTCGCCAAAATGACTCGAACTCCTATTTGGCTAATTTGGCTAGTGATGATGACCCCTCCCATTATTTGGGGGGTTTGGTGGCAATTTAATGGTGAAGACCAACCTATGCCCCCGTTACTTTTAATTGGGCCGTTTGTGCTTTGTCCTCTATTATATTGGTGGTTAATTCAGATCGGAAGACCCAAGACGGATACTCCTCCCCCCAAACCAGAAACCCCATCAATTCTCGAATCGGTTCAACCTCAAGATAATAACTCAAAAACTCGTCCGATAACTGTCGATGAAGAAAAAGAATTAAGAGACTGTTTTCCTTGGGGAATTTATTATTTACAACAGATTGATTATCGTCCTCAAGCGATTCTCTGTCGCGGAAAATTAAGGGCTGTCCCCGAAGAAGCTTATAAAACCATTAAGGGAAATATAGAAAAAACTTTCGGCGATCGTTTTTTAGTTCTCTTCCAAGAAAGTTTACAAGGTCAACCCTTTTTTGCCTTAGTTTCTAATCCTTGGTCAAAAACCGGTCAACCATCGGATACTCAACCCCTTAAGCGGCCTATTTTTGCGTTAGGACTGCTATTAATTACTTTATTAACCACAACGCTTATAGGAGCAGAAATTAGCGGAGTTACCCCAGAACAATTAGAGGATAATCTTAACTTAATTTGGCAAGGACTCCCTTACAGTTTAGGCATTATTACCATTTTAGGCATTCACGAATTTAGTCATTATCTAGCGGCGATTCATTATAAAATCCGTGCGACGCTACCTTATTTTATTCCCATTCCTTTTTTCTTAGGGACGTTTGGGGCATTTATTCAAATGAAGTCACCCGTTCCCAATCGCAAAGCTTTATTTGATGTGGGAATTGCAGGGCCATTGGGAGGATTTATCGTTACTGTTCCTCTACTTTTATGGGGGTTAACTCTATCTGATACGGTAAGTATTGACCCTGAAAATACCAGTTTACTAAATTTTGAAGCCCTTGATCCTCGGTTTTCTTTTCTATTTGCTGTATTCTCTAAAATCGCTTTAGGCAGTCAATTAATTCCCGGAATAGCTATTGATTTACATCCTTTAGCTGTCGCTGGATATATCGGTTTAATCGTTACTGCTCTTAATTTGATGCCTGTCGGACAACTAGATGGGGGTCATATTGTTCATGCTATGTTTGGTCAAAAAACAGCGATTATTATTGGTCAATTAACTCGATTATTTGTCTTTGTTTTAGCACTCATGAAAGGAGAATTTTTACTCTGGGCAATTATTTTATTATTAATGCCTTTGGTAGATAATCCCGCCTTAAATGATGTGACCGAATTAGATACTACGCGAGATTTCTTAGGCTTGTTTTCTTTAGCCTTATTAGTCAGTATTCTTTTACCCGTACCCGGTGCAATTTCTCAATGGCTAAGTCTCTAA
- a CDS encoding DUF4335 domain-containing protein — protein MLFSNSPIRRYTPPTCTLEIWGKRSPLSLWSIDNRLKEFKFKLHFDDPKMLDEEQVTLEGDRSELQVLCDIVTTYVQNLLASSSKNLPLISEKRLIAHVPLKEGNGAYLQEKSLPVSRDIPNPTHLSGIPLPSLKPKGLLNHELDCSVLITNHNKSKILLSISQLFDLANALEEYTQEAEISPNFENTNSPKKTVVWTITTLVALLAVGIPTVGLRWYQLSHQNTALNNSASPSDNQTIKDILPPVPLPPSGQPVPSPTLAPSLEQQQKLPPPPQVGNPNSPPRNPDVAVVVPPKTVLPPAPVVPPAPEQNTIILKPNLPSTPPVATAPNLSPLAPPPSPHSVPILSNTPSKSANTAYTMPPTTAVPNLPQLPKLPSQSAAVPSNPNQPGVSALNSGNIPNNTNNTTLLDTIPQVTETREYFQERWQPPESLKHTLEYRLVLNSDGSIGRIIPLGKAARLYLDQTNMPLMGEPFVSAVPENVENPQIRLVLRPDKTVKTFLEDSQEQVVSDQ, from the coding sequence AAACGTTCTCCTTTATCCTTGTGGTCTATTGATAATCGTCTCAAAGAGTTTAAATTTAAATTACACTTTGATGACCCGAAAATGCTCGATGAGGAACAAGTTACCTTAGAAGGCGATCGCAGTGAGCTTCAAGTGCTTTGTGATATTGTAACCACTTACGTTCAAAACTTACTCGCCTCCTCCTCAAAAAATTTACCCTTAATTTCCGAAAAACGCTTAATTGCTCATGTTCCCCTAAAAGAAGGCAATGGGGCTTATTTACAAGAAAAATCCCTACCGGTCTCCAGGGATATTCCTAATCCTACTCATCTATCGGGTATTCCTCTCCCCTCTTTAAAACCCAAAGGATTACTCAATCATGAACTCGATTGTAGTGTACTGATCACCAATCACAATAAAAGCAAAATCTTACTGAGCATATCTCAACTTTTTGACTTAGCCAATGCTTTAGAAGAATACACTCAAGAAGCGGAAATTTCCCCTAATTTTGAGAATACCAACTCCCCGAAAAAAACTGTAGTCTGGACAATTACAACCCTTGTCGCCCTTCTCGCCGTCGGAATACCGACAGTAGGACTGAGATGGTATCAGTTATCCCATCAAAACACAGCCCTTAACAATTCTGCCTCTCCATCAGACAATCAAACCATTAAAGATATTTTACCTCCTGTTCCTTTGCCGCCATCGGGTCAACCTGTTCCTTCTCCTACCTTAGCCCCGTCCTTAGAACAACAACAAAAATTACCTCCTCCTCCCCAAGTCGGCAACCCTAACTCTCCGCCTCGTAACCCAGATGTAGCGGTTGTTGTGCCTCCTAAAACCGTTCTGCCTCCTGCTCCCGTCGTTCCCCCTGCACCGGAGCAAAATACTATCATTTTAAAACCTAATCTCCCCTCTACTCCCCCCGTTGCCACCGCCCCTAATCTTTCTCCCTTAGCACCTCCTCCGAGTCCTCATTCTGTACCTATCCTCTCTAATACGCCCTCCAAGAGTGCTAATACCGCCTATACGATGCCCCCTACTACCGCAGTCCCCAATCTCCCTCAATTACCCAAATTGCCCTCTCAAAGCGCGGCTGTCCCCTCTAATCCGAATCAGCCTGGAGTGAGTGCCCTAAATTCAGGAAACATCCCTAACAATACCAACAACACCACTCTATTAGATACCATTCCTCAAGTCACAGAAACTAGAGAATATTTTCAAGAGCGTTGGCAACCCCCAGAAAGCTTGAAACATACTCTCGAATACCGTTTAGTTTTAAATTCAGACGGTTCTATCGGACGTATTATTCCTTTAGGAAAAGCGGCTAGACTGTATTTAGATCAGACGAATATGCCCCTCATGGGAGAACCGTTTGTTTCTGCCGTGCCGGAAAATGTAGAAAATCCTCAAATTCGTCTAGTTCTGAGGCCGGATAAAACCGTTAAAACCTTTTTAGAAGACTCTCAGGAACAAGTCGTCAGCGATCAATAA
- a CDS encoding HsdM family class I SAM-dependent methyltransferase: MNSKKEVIRCYGFLEPKIMQDEKEYCQSVSLEHRKKYAQFFTPYPIADFMAQWILGNTDCKTILDPAFGLGVFARAIFDNTDRNINITGLEIDSLILSQARKLNHHLNVNLYHQDYISQDWQENYDGIICNPPYFKFHDYDNKTNLKEIKQKLGITLTGFTNLYTLFLLKSIYQLNPNGRIAYIVPSEFLNSDYGKKIKDYLIKDGKLRYVIILDFAENIFTDAITTSSILLFAHDKKSQDLEFISVKSLTELNNLQTELNKYPQSLTGGNKLNYSQINPKLKWRLYYQPQQSLNFKNLVPFSAYGKVVRGIATGANDYFTFNLEKQKHYKIPDCYLLPCIPKANYINSPFFNLATFEELKEKNKKVLLLNVTDLQNENVKKYIQLGEENQIHKKHLTSHRKPWYAIEKRPPSPIWVSVFNRNGLRFIKNEAKIRNLTTFHCIYLNLLSANREDLLFAYLLTDVSKKIFQDNRREYGQGLEKFEPNDLNSSLVVNLDCITVQEEIKIIDLFQRYRKNIFSNHTQSEFLKEINEIFSRIITK, from the coding sequence ATGAATTCCAAAAAGGAGGTAATCAGATGTTACGGTTTTTTAGAGCCTAAAATTATGCAGGATGAAAAAGAATACTGTCAGTCAGTTAGTTTAGAACATCGAAAAAAATATGCTCAATTTTTTACTCCTTATCCCATAGCTGATTTTATGGCTCAATGGATATTAGGAAATACTGATTGTAAAACTATTCTTGATCCGGCTTTTGGGTTAGGAGTATTTGCGAGAGCGATTTTTGATAATACTGATAGAAATATAAATATAACGGGTTTAGAAATTGATAGTTTAATTTTATCTCAAGCCCGAAAACTTAATCATCATTTAAACGTTAATTTATATCACCAAGATTATATCAGTCAAGATTGGCAGGAAAATTATGATGGAATTATTTGTAATCCCCCCTACTTTAAATTTCATGATTATGATAATAAAACTAATTTAAAAGAAATCAAACAAAAATTAGGAATTACGTTAACCGGTTTTACTAACTTATATACTTTATTTCTATTAAAATCTATTTATCAACTCAATCCCAATGGCAGAATCGCCTATATTGTTCCTTCTGAATTTTTGAATTCTGATTATGGCAAAAAGATCAAAGACTATTTAATAAAAGATGGAAAACTGAGATATGTCATTATTCTTGATTTTGCAGAAAATATATTCACTGATGCCATTACTACATCGAGTATTTTACTTTTTGCCCACGATAAAAAGTCTCAAGATTTAGAATTTATTTCTGTTAAATCTCTAACTGAATTGAATAATTTACAAACCGAATTGAATAAATATCCTCAGAGTTTAACGGGAGGAAATAAACTAAATTATTCTCAAATTAATCCCAAACTTAAATGGCGTTTATACTATCAACCTCAACAGTCCTTAAACTTTAAAAATCTTGTGCCGTTTTCAGCTTATGGAAAAGTAGTCAGAGGCATTGCTACAGGAGCAAATGATTATTTTACCTTTAATCTAGAAAAACAAAAACACTATAAAATTCCAGATTGTTATTTATTACCCTGTATTCCTAAAGCTAATTATATTAATTCGCCTTTTTTCAATCTGGCCACTTTTGAAGAATTGAAAGAAAAAAATAAAAAGGTTTTGCTTCTAAATGTGACAGATTTACAGAATGAAAACGTCAAAAAATATATCCAATTAGGAGAAGAAAATCAGATTCACAAAAAACATTTAACCAGTCATAGAAAGCCTTGGTATGCCATAGAAAAACGTCCCCCTTCTCCTATTTGGGTATCGGTTTTTAATCGTAATGGGCTACGATTTATTAAAAATGAAGCCAAAATTAGAAACCTGACTACTTTTCATTGTATTTATCTTAATTTGTTGTCAGCTAATCGAGAAGATTTATTATTTGCTTATTTACTCACTGATGTCTCAAAAAAAATATTTCAAGACAACAGACGAGAATACGGACAAGGATTAGAAAAATTTGAACCCAATGATTTAAATTCGTCTTTAGTCGTCAATTTAGATTGTATAACTGTACAAGAAGAAATTAAAATCATTGACCTTTTTCAACGTTATAGAAAAAATATATTTTCTAATCATACTCAATCCGAATTTTTAAAGGAAATAAATGAAATTTTCAGCAGAATTATCACTAAATGA
- the folP gene encoding dihydropteroate synthase, protein MDDLVIRGYSFNWGTRTYLMGILNVTPDSFSDGGEFNSLELALIQAKKMVTEGADIIDIGGQSTRPGAEQISLDEELNRVIPVIKALRSEISLPISIDTTRATVAQCAIEAGADMVNDISGGTFEPEMFSVVARLDVPIILMHIRGTPQTMQSLTDYQDLIAEIQHFLKGQINQALAVGVKRSHIIIDPGIGFAKTYEQNLQLLRQIVEFKSLDVPILVGASRKRFIGHILGENDPKQRVWGTAAACCAAIASKADILRVHDVKPMYDVCRVADAIWRTP, encoded by the coding sequence ATGGATGATTTAGTGATTCGCGGTTATTCTTTTAATTGGGGAACTCGGACTTACTTAATGGGAATTTTAAATGTTACCCCGGATAGTTTTAGTGATGGGGGTGAATTTAATTCTCTGGAGTTGGCTTTAATTCAAGCTAAAAAAATGGTGACAGAAGGAGCAGATATTATCGATATTGGAGGCCAGTCAACTCGTCCGGGTGCGGAACAAATTTCCCTCGATGAAGAACTTAACCGAGTTATTCCTGTTATTAAAGCCTTACGTTCGGAAATTTCTCTTCCTATTTCTATTGATACCACGAGAGCTACAGTTGCTCAGTGTGCGATAGAAGCCGGAGCAGATATGGTTAATGATATTTCTGGGGGAACGTTTGAGCCAGAAATGTTTTCTGTTGTTGCTCGCTTAGATGTTCCTATTATTTTAATGCACATCCGAGGAACTCCCCAAACAATGCAATCTTTAACTGATTATCAGGATTTAATCGCAGAAATTCAACACTTTTTAAAAGGTCAAATTAATCAAGCTCTTGCTGTTGGGGTCAAGCGATCGCATATTATTATCGATCCAGGTATTGGCTTTGCTAAAACTTATGAACAAAATTTACAACTTCTCAGACAGATTGTAGAGTTTAAATCTTTAGATGTTCCCATTTTAGTCGGGGCTTCTCGTAAACGTTTTATTGGTCATATTCTGGGGGAAAATGACCCTAAACAGCGTGTTTGGGGAACGGCGGCGGCTTGTTGTGCAGCGATCGCATCCAAGGCAGATATTTTAAGAGTTCATGACGTTAAACCGATGTATGATGTCTGTCGGGTTGCCGATGCAATTTGGCGCACTCCATAA